The genomic interval TTCTCTGGAGGCTCTAAGTCATGACCGTTAAAAGCTCTATCCCTCGTCGCAAGTTTGACGTGGTCATCGTCGGTGCCGGTGGCTCTGGCATGCGCGCTTCGTTGCAACTTGCTCGCGCAGGTTTGAACGTGGCTGTTTTGTCTAAAGTGTTCCCCACACGTTCACACACGGTGGCGGCGCAAGGCGGCATTGGCGCCTCTTTGGGCAACATGAACGAAGACAACTGGCACTACCACTTCTACGACACCGTCAAAGGCTCCGACTGGCTCGGCGACCAAGACGCGATCGAATACATGTGCCGTGAAGCCCCCAAAGTCGTGTACGACTTGGAGCACATGGGCATGCCTTTCGACCGCAACCCTGACGGCACCATTTACCAACGCCCCTTCGGCGGCCACACCGCCAACTACGGCGAAAAGGCCGTGGAGCGCGCGTGTGCTGCCGCTGACCGCACCGGGCACGCCATGTTGCACACGCTGTACCAACAAAACGTCAAAGCCAAAACCAGCTTCTTCGTGGAGTGGATGGCCCTCGACCTGATTCGCGATGACGCGGGTGATGTGGTGGGCGTGACTGCCCTCGAAATGGAAACAGGCGAGCTCTACATCATGGAAGCCAAAACAGTGATGTTGGCTACCGGTGGTGCAGGCCGCATCTTTGCAGCATCGACCAACGCGTTCATCAACACCGGCGACGGTTTGGGCATGGCCGCACGCGCTGGCATCCCCTTGGAAGACATGGAATTCTGGCAATTCCACCCCACTGGCGTGGCCGGTGCTGGCGTGTTGTTGACCGAAGGTTGCCGTGGCGAAGGCGCGATCTTGCGTAACTGCAATGGCGAGCGCTTCATGGAACGTTATGCCCCTGCCTACAAAGACTTGGCCCCACGCGACTACGTGTCACGCTGCATGGACCAAGAGATCAAAGAAGGTCGCGGCTGCGGTCCTAACAAGGACTACATCAACCTCGACATGACCCACTTGGGCGCTGACACCATCATGAAGCGTTTGCCTTCGGTGTTCGAAATTGGCCACAACTTTGCCAACGTCGACATCACCAAAGAGCCCATCCCCGTGATCCCCACCATCCATTACCAAATGGGCGGCATCCCGACCAACATCAATGGTCAAGTGGTCACGCAAAACGCCAACAACGAAAGCGTGGTGGTGAATGGTTTGTACGCTGTGGGCGAATGCTCTTGCGTGTCGGTGCACGGCGCCAACCGCTTGGGCACCAACTCCTTGCTCGACTTGTTGGTGTTTGGCCGCGCAGCTGGCAACCACATTGTTGAGTTCAACCAAAAGAACAAAGAGCACAAGCCTCTGCCAGCCAACGCGGCTGACGTGACCTTGGCGCGTTTGGCTCGTTTGGAAGCCAACCAGACTGGCGAATACGCCCAAGACGTGGCCAACGACATCCGCAACACCATGCAGTCACACGCCAGCGTGTTCCGCACACAGGCGTTGATGGACGAAGGCGTCAAGCAAATCGCTGCCTTGCGCGAGCGTGTGAACAACATTGGCTTGAAAGACAACTCCAAAGTCTTCAACACCGCACGCATCGAAGCGCTGGAAGTTGAAAACTTGATCGAAGCCGCACAAGCCACCATCGTGTCCGCTGCTGCGCGTCACGAAAGTCGTGGCGCTCACACCGTGAACGATTACGGCGACACCCCAGAGCATCCAAACGGCCGTAACGACCAAGACTGGCACAAGCACACCCTGTGGCACAAAGAAGGCAACAAGCTGACTTACAAGCCCGTGCAAATGAAGCCATTGACTGTCGACAGCATCCCGCTGCAGACCCGTACTTTCTGATCAGGTAAACACCATGACAAAACGCACGTTCCAAATCTATCGCTACGACCCAGACACCGACGCCAAGCCCTACATGCAGACCATCGAGGTCGAATTGGATGGCAATGAGCGCATGCTCTTGGATGCTTTGATGAAACTCAAAGCCGTCGACCCCACCATTTCGTTCCGTCGTTCATGCCGTGAAGGCGTGTGCGGTTCAGACGCGATGAACATCAACGGCAAAAACGGTTTGGCCTGCTTGACCAACATGCGCACCCTCCCCGGCGTGATTGTGTTGAAACCGCTGCCAGGTCTGCCTGTCATCCGCGACTTGATCGTGGACATGACCCAGTTCTTCAAGCAATACCACTCCATCAAGCCCTACTTGGTCAACGACACACAAGTGCCTGACAAAGAGCGCCTGCAGTCGCCAGAAGAGCGCGATGAGTTGAACGGCTTGTACGAGTGCATCTTGTGCGCCAGCTGCTCCACCAGCTGCCCCTCGTTCTGGTGGAACCCCGACAAGTTCGTGGGCCCAGCCGGTTTGTTGCAAGCCTATCGCTTCATTGCCGATAGCCGCGACGAAGACACCGCTGGCCGTTTGGACAACTTAGAAGACCCTTACCGTCTGTTCCGTTGCCACACCATCATGAACTGCGTCGACGTGTGCCCCAAGGGTTTGAACCCCACCAAGGCCATCGGCAAGATCAAAGAATTGATGGTTCGTCGCGCCATCTAAGGCGCGGCAAAACATCACACGGAGCACCAAGATGGACGCGGACGCACCATTTCGCGACACCTCAGTCGGTGACCCGACGCTGGACGGCTTAGACGGCAAGCAAGCGCTTGGCGAACGGGCCCTCAGCAAGCTGCACTGGCGTAGCCGGCGCGGCCTGCTCGAAAACGATTTGTTCATCAAAAAGTTTTTCGAGCGGCATGAATCTCGCTTAACTGTGAGCCACGCCAGAGGCATGTATGAATTGATGGATTTGTCTGACAACGACTTGCTCGACATCTTGTTGCAACGCAAAGAATTGCCAGACAAACCCCTGACAGAAGAAGCACTCGAAGTGCTGAGTATGTTGAGACACTGAACCGAACACCGCTTTTAAAAAGACATTTAGGAATCACCATGAAACTTGCAGATAACAAAGCCACTCTGTCGTTCAGCAACGGCAGCCCCAGCATCGACATGCCCGTCTACAGCGGCAGCGTCGGTCCTGACGTCATCGACATCCGTAAGTTGTACGGCCAAACTGGCATGTTCACCTATGACCCAGGCTTTTTGTCGACCGCGTCTTGCCAATCGGCCATCACGTACATCGACGGCGACAAAGGTGAGTTGCTGTACCGCGGCTACCCCATCGAACAACTCGCCACCAACTGCGACTACCTCGAAACTTGCTACTTGTTGTTAAAGGGCGAACTGCCCAACGCCGCACAAAAAGCCGAGTTCGAGCACACCGTGACCAACCACACCATGGTCAACGAGCAAATGCAATTCTTCTTGCGTGGCTTCCGCCGTGATGCTCACCCGATGGCTGTGTTGACTGGCTTGGTGGGCGCTTTGTCTGCGTTCTATCACGACAGCACCGACATCAACAACCCAGAGCACCGCGAAATCGCTGCCATCCGTTTGATCGCCAAGATGCCAACCTTGGTAGCCATGGCCTACAAATACGGCGTGGGCCAGCCTTACATGTACCCACAAAACAACCTGAGCTATGCAGGTAACTTCTTGCGCATGATGTTCGGTACACCATGCGAAGAATACGTGGTCAACCCCGTGCTCGAGCGCGCCATGGACCGCATCTTCACTTTGCACGCAGACCACGAGCAGAATGCTTCGACATCGACTGTGCGTTTGTGCGGTTCTTCAGGCACCAACCCCTTCGCAGCCATCGCTGCAGGTGTGGCTTGCTTGTGGGGCCCAGCACACGGCGGCGCAAACGAAGCTTGCTTGAACATGTTGGAAGACATCCAAAAAATGGGTGGCATTTCTAAAGTCGGCGAGTTCATGGAACTGGTCAAAGACAAGAACTCTGGCGTCAAGCTCATGGGCTTCGGTCACCGCGTTTACAAAAACTATGACCCACGCGCCAAGTTGATGCAAGAAACTTGCGACGAAGTGTTGAAAGAACTCGGCCTCGAGAACGACCCCTTGTTCAAGCTGGCCAAGGCTTTGGAAAAGATCGCATTGGAAGACGAATACTTCGTCAGCCGCAAGCTCTACCCCAACGTCGACTTCTACTCTGGCATCGTGCAACGCGCCATCGGCATTCCCGTGAACTTGTTCACCGGTATCTTCGCCTTGGCACGCACTGTGGGCTGGATTGCTCAGTTGAACGAAATGATCAGTGACCCTGAGTACAAAATCGGCCGTCCACGTCAATTGTTCACTGGCGATGCACACCGCAACGTGGAGCCATTGGCCAAGCGCAAGTAATTGCACACAGCCTAGTCGCGACTCGACACTCGTGCGCGACAGCAAAAAGCCCTGCAGTGCAGGGCTTTTTTGTTTTAGAAGCTTTCACACGGCGGCGCAGTGGTAGGCTCTGCCGCTATGAGTTCTGTTCCGTTTCTAAACACGCCCGAGGCCCTGCGCCAGCTGGCCAGCCAACCCCACAACCCTTGCCAATGCAGCCTGCAACACTGCGCAGGCTGGGAAAGCGTCAACGACACCGCTTGGCCCGCACAGCAAATGACGCTGGTGGCCACCCTGCGCGACCCCGATGTCTATGAACCCACATTCGAAGAACAGCACCCAAACGGCACCCGCTACGAATCAGCCGATGCGCCTGTGGCATTGAAGTTTTTCCCCTACAACCGCTGCGATGTGAACGCCTGTAGCAAATGCCAACAACACGTGCTGCGCTACACCGAGTTTGGTGGCTACTACGTCGACCACCGCGCGCGTCGTTTAAACGCTGAGTTGATTACCGACTGAAAAGCACAAACACCATTGCGTATTTAAGCCTAAGCTTCAGCGCTTGTTTAGTGCTTCGCCAGCGAATGTTCGCAATGCTCCCAGGGCAACACGTGGCAACCGCAATGTGGCACCTCTACGGCGGGCTTAGAAGTCACAGGGGGCTTTGTCTTAACCACCGCAGCCTTGGCGCTTGCTTTGGGGTTTGTGGCCGCTGCAGCGCCCGTATCTTGAGCTGCATCTAAATTTGGGATCCAACGCATGAAGGGCGTCAGGTCATCCACGTCCACGATGTACCAGCACTTTCTGGCCGCATCCCAACGCGCACCTAGCGCCTTGGCCGCATCCTTCTCGGCAAATGGGGTGACAAGGTTAATTCGCATCACACACCACTGGCGTTTAGCCCAGCGCCATCTCGCCGCCCAATGCCTCGAGCAAATCGGGCAGCAACTGACTCAGCTCGCCCGTGGCAATGGCCACGTCAGCGTCAAAGCCCTCATCTTTTTCGGCAGAAGTGCCTTCAAACACACCTTCTAAAAACGTGATTTTTTTCAGGTGCATGGCCTCAGTCAACGAGAACGACACACGTCCCTCCCAAGTCAGCGCCAAGCGCGTGGGCAGCTTGCCGCCTTCCACATGGTGCTTCACCTCGTCGGTATCCAGCGGGTGGCGCACGTAGCGCACGACTGACTTCGATTCATCAGCCGCTTTCAACTCGCATTCGCGGTCCACGCTAAATGCCGCGGGTGACTCTTGGGTGATCAACCACGAAGCCATCGCCGACTGAGGCGACATTTGTGTGTTGATCAAAGTCAGACTCAAACCCGCGAATGATTTGATCAGCATGGTGACCACCTCGTCCGCTTTGGCTTGGCTGCCTGCGTCCATCACCATCAGATTGGTGGCGGGGTCAATCCACACCAGCACCGATGACTCTTTGCTGAAGGCCATGGGCATCAAAGACATCTTCACGTCTTCTTTGATTTCCTTCATCTCCTTCTTGCCGGGCTTGCGGCCTTCAGTTGCTTCAATCACCGCGCCGCGCTCTTTGGCCTTGCGGGTGACCACCGAACCGGGCACGCCTTTGGTCTCGATTTTGAGTTTCAAAATACGCTGACCACTCACCGCCTCAACCAATAGTCCATGCGCTTCGCCACGTGGTTCCACCCAGCCGATGGCTTTTTCTTGGCTCGCACCACAAGGCACAAAACGCTCGGCGTCTAGCGCCTGTTCGATTTGCTCAAGGCTAGGGCTCCAGCCCTCGCCGATTCGATACACCATCACGTTTTTGAACACGGGCTGCCTTTATGTTTTCTACGACTGCAGAAATAAAAAAACCAACTGCAATGAGTTGGTTTTTAAAACTGGCGGAAGCTGTGAGATTCGAACTCACGGAGGGCTCACACCCTCGCCGGTTTTCAAGACCGGTGCATTCAACCGCTCTGCCAAGCTTCCTAGTTGAAATTCAGGCGAGATTGTAATGGTTCTTTGGGCGGTTTTCCGAGTTCAAGCTTCTGGCAAAAACAAAGATTGCAAATCGCTCAAGAAATCAAAGCCACGCTCGGTGGGCACCACGCGCTGAAAGTCCCGCGTGATGAGGCCTTTGGCCTCGGCCTCAGTTAACGCGGCCTGAATGGCGGTCACGGGCAAGCCCGTACGGTCGGTGAAGTCGGCCAGCGAGAAGCCATGGCGCAGGCGCAGGGCGTTGAGCATGAACTCAAACGGCAGTTCGGCGCGTGCCACCTCGGTGCTTTGGGCCACGGCGCGGTCTGCGCGGCTGCTGTCTAGTGCGTGGTCCATGAACAGGCGCGGGTCGCGGTTGCGCACTTGGCGCAACACGCGGTGGGCAAAGCTGAGTTTGCTGTGGGCGCCTGCACCAATGCCCAAATAGTCGCCAAACTGCCAGTAGTTGGTGTTGTGCCAGCAGCGGTGGTTGTCTTTGGCGTAGGCCGACACTTCATAGCGGTGCAGGCCCACGGCGGCGGTGCGCTCGGTGATGCGGTCGAGCATGGCGTAGGCGTCGTCGTCTTCCGGCACCTGGGGCGGGAATTTGGCAAACACGGTGTTGGGCTCGATGGTGAGGTGGTAGACCGACAAATGCGGGGGCTGCAAAGACAAAGCCATGTCGAGATCTTCGTCCAACTGCGCCAGCGTTTGGCCGGGCAAGGCGTACATCAGGTCGAGGTTGAAGGTGTCAAACGCATCACGCGCTTCTTCTATCGCCGCAATGGCTTGGGCGCGGTTGTGTACGCGGCCTAAAGCCTGCAAATGTTGGTCGTTGAAGCTTTGCACGCCCACCGACAAGCGAGTGACGCCTGCGGCGCGGAAGGCGCGGAAGCGATCTTTTTCAAATGTGCCGGGGTTGGCCTCTAGCGTGATTTCACAATCGGCCTCTAGACGCAAACGCGCACGCATGTCGCTGATGAGGCGCTCAATCGCAGCAGGTGAAAACAAGCTGGGCGTGCCACCCCCAATGAAGATGCTGTGCACACTGCGGCCCCAAATAAGCGGCAAGCTCTGCTCTAGGTCGGCGCACAAGGCATCGAGGTAGCGCTGCTCGGGCAGTTCGCCGCCCACGCTGCTGTTGAGCTCGTGCGAATTGAAGTCGCAGTACGGGCACTTCTTCAGGCACCACGGCAAATGCACGTACAGCGAGAGCGGTGGCAAGCTGTTCAAAGACAGCGTGCCGGGGCGCATGAGGTGTTGAATGTCTTGGGTCATCAAAGAAGCTTTAAGCAAACCAACGCTCACGCATGAGCGCCAGCATTTGCTGCGCGGCTTGGCCGCGGTGGCTGTTGGCGTTTTTCACATCGATGGGCAGCTCTGCAAAGGTTTTGCCAAAGCGCGGGATGAACATGATGGGATCGAACCCAAAGCCATTGGCGCCCACTGGCGCACGCGTGATTTCCCCCACGGCGCGGCCCACTGCGATGAGTGGTTCGGGGTCGTCAGGGTGGCGCACGGCCACAAGAGTGCTGACCAAGGCTGCGCGGCGGTTGTCGATGTTGGCCATTTGCTCCAGCAAGGCGCGCACGTTGTTGTCGTCGCTTTTTTCGTAGCCAAACTGGGTGGCGTAGTAGGCGGTTTGCACGCCGGGCAGGCCGCCAAAGGCGTCGACGCACAGACCAGCGTCGTCAGCCACGGCGGGCAAGCCGCTCTCACGCGCTGCGTGGCGGGCTTTGGCCAAAGCGTTTTCAACGAAAGTGTGAAACGGCTCTTCGGCTTCGCCAATGTGCAAATCGCCTTGGCGCACCAGCTCAACGCCAAGCGGCGCAAACATGGCTTGCAACTCGGCGAGCTTGCCTTGGTTGTTGGAAGCCAGAACGATTTTTTTCAACGCCGATGTCATAGATTTCAGCCGAGGTGATGAATCAAGATTGCAAGGCTTCTTGCTGCATGGCGATGAGTTCGCGCACGCCTTTTTCGGCCAAGGCCAACAAGGCGTTCATTTGATCGCGGGTGAAAGGCAGGCCTTCGGCGGTGCCCTGCACTTCCACATAGTGGCCTGCGCTGGTCATGACCACGTTCATGTCGGTGTCGCAGGTGGAGTCTTCGGTGTATTCCAAATCGAGCAAGGGCAAATCGCCCAACATGCCCACCGAAATCGCGGCCACGCCTTGGGTGATGGGGCTCTCGGTCAGTTTGCCTGCGGCAATCAGCTTATTCACCGCGTCTTGCGCGGCCACAAACGCGCCGGTGATGCTGGCGGTGCGTGTGCCGCCGTCGGCTTGCAACACGTCGCAGTCCAAATGGATGGTACGCTCGCCGAGCTTCTTCAGATCAAACACCGCGCGCATGGAGCGGCCAATGAGACGCTGAATTTCTTGGGTACGGCCTGATTGCTTGCCGCGTGCGGCTTCGCGGTCGCTGCGGGTGTGGGTGGCGCGGGGCAACATGCCGTATTCAGCGGTGACCCAGCCTTCGCCTGAGCCTTTTTTGTGGCCAGGCACTTTTTCTTCCACGGAGGCGGTGCACAGCACCTTGGTGTGGCCAAACTCAATCAGCACCGAGCCTTCGGCATGCATGGTGAAGTGACGGGTGATGCGCACGGGGCGCAGTTGGTCGGCAGCACGGGTGTGGCGAGAGGCGGGCAAGGTG from Limnohabitans curvus carries:
- a CDS encoding DUF5710 domain-containing protein, whose translation is MRINLVTPFAEKDAAKALGARWDAARKCWYIVDVDDLTPFMRWIPNLDAAQDTGAAAATNPKASAKAAVVKTKPPVTSKPAVEVPHCGCHVLPWEHCEHSLAKH
- the rph gene encoding ribonuclease PH translates to MTSTLPASRHTRAADQLRPVRITRHFTMHAEGSVLIEFGHTKVLCTASVEEKVPGHKKGSGEGWVTAEYGMLPRATHTRSDREAARGKQSGRTQEIQRLIGRSMRAVFDLKKLGERTIHLDCDVLQADGGTRTASITGAFVAAQDAVNKLIAAGKLTESPITQGVAAISVGMLGDLPLLDLEYTEDSTCDTDMNVVMTSAGHYVEVQGTAEGLPFTRDQMNALLALAEKGVRELIAMQQEALQS
- the rdgB gene encoding RdgB/HAM1 family non-canonical purine NTP pyrophosphatase; the encoded protein is MTSALKKIVLASNNQGKLAELQAMFAPLGVELVRQGDLHIGEAEEPFHTFVENALAKARHAARESGLPAVADDAGLCVDAFGGLPGVQTAYYATQFGYEKSDDNNVRALLEQMANIDNRRAALVSTLVAVRHPDDPEPLIAVGRAVGEITRAPVGANGFGFDPIMFIPRFGKTFAELPIDVKNANSHRGQAAQQMLALMRERWFA
- a CDS encoding succinate dehydrogenase assembly factor 2 — translated: MDADAPFRDTSVGDPTLDGLDGKQALGERALSKLHWRSRRGLLENDLFIKKFFERHESRLTVSHARGMYELMDLSDNDLLDILLQRKELPDKPLTEEALEVLSMLRH
- a CDS encoding recombination-associated protein RdgC → MFKNVMVYRIGEGWSPSLEQIEQALDAERFVPCGASQEKAIGWVEPRGEAHGLLVEAVSGQRILKLKIETKGVPGSVVTRKAKERGAVIEATEGRKPGKKEMKEIKEDVKMSLMPMAFSKESSVLVWIDPATNLMVMDAGSQAKADEVVTMLIKSFAGLSLTLINTQMSPQSAMASWLITQESPAAFSVDRECELKAADESKSVVRYVRHPLDTDEVKHHVEGGKLPTRLALTWEGRVSFSLTEAMHLKKITFLEGVFEGTSAEKDEGFDADVAIATGELSQLLPDLLEALGGEMALG
- a CDS encoding succinate dehydrogenase iron-sulfur subunit, which translates into the protein MTKRTFQIYRYDPDTDAKPYMQTIEVELDGNERMLLDALMKLKAVDPTISFRRSCREGVCGSDAMNINGKNGLACLTNMRTLPGVIVLKPLPGLPVIRDLIVDMTQFFKQYHSIKPYLVNDTQVPDKERLQSPEERDELNGLYECILCASCSTSCPSFWWNPDKFVGPAGLLQAYRFIADSRDEDTAGRLDNLEDPYRLFRCHTIMNCVDVCPKGLNPTKAIGKIKELMVRRAI
- a CDS encoding citrate synthase, whose product is MKLADNKATLSFSNGSPSIDMPVYSGSVGPDVIDIRKLYGQTGMFTYDPGFLSTASCQSAITYIDGDKGELLYRGYPIEQLATNCDYLETCYLLLKGELPNAAQKAEFEHTVTNHTMVNEQMQFFLRGFRRDAHPMAVLTGLVGALSAFYHDSTDINNPEHREIAAIRLIAKMPTLVAMAYKYGVGQPYMYPQNNLSYAGNFLRMMFGTPCEEYVVNPVLERAMDRIFTLHADHEQNASTSTVRLCGSSGTNPFAAIAAGVACLWGPAHGGANEACLNMLEDIQKMGGISKVGEFMELVKDKNSGVKLMGFGHRVYKNYDPRAKLMQETCDEVLKELGLENDPLFKLAKALEKIALEDEYFVSRKLYPNVDFYSGIVQRAIGIPVNLFTGIFALARTVGWIAQLNEMISDPEYKIGRPRQLFTGDAHRNVEPLAKRK
- the sdhA gene encoding succinate dehydrogenase flavoprotein subunit; amino-acid sequence: MTVKSSIPRRKFDVVIVGAGGSGMRASLQLARAGLNVAVLSKVFPTRSHTVAAQGGIGASLGNMNEDNWHYHFYDTVKGSDWLGDQDAIEYMCREAPKVVYDLEHMGMPFDRNPDGTIYQRPFGGHTANYGEKAVERACAAADRTGHAMLHTLYQQNVKAKTSFFVEWMALDLIRDDAGDVVGVTALEMETGELYIMEAKTVMLATGGAGRIFAASTNAFINTGDGLGMAARAGIPLEDMEFWQFHPTGVAGAGVLLTEGCRGEGAILRNCNGERFMERYAPAYKDLAPRDYVSRCMDQEIKEGRGCGPNKDYINLDMTHLGADTIMKRLPSVFEIGHNFANVDITKEPIPVIPTIHYQMGGIPTNINGQVVTQNANNESVVVNGLYAVGECSCVSVHGANRLGTNSLLDLLVFGRAAGNHIVEFNQKNKEHKPLPANAADVTLARLARLEANQTGEYAQDVANDIRNTMQSHASVFRTQALMDEGVKQIAALRERVNNIGLKDNSKVFNTARIEALEVENLIEAAQATIVSAAARHESRGAHTVNDYGDTPEHPNGRNDQDWHKHTLWHKEGNKLTYKPVQMKPLTVDSIPLQTRTF
- the hemW gene encoding radical SAM family heme chaperone HemW; translation: MTQDIQHLMRPGTLSLNSLPPLSLYVHLPWCLKKCPYCDFNSHELNSSVGGELPEQRYLDALCADLEQSLPLIWGRSVHSIFIGGGTPSLFSPAAIERLISDMRARLRLEADCEITLEANPGTFEKDRFRAFRAAGVTRLSVGVQSFNDQHLQALGRVHNRAQAIAAIEEARDAFDTFNLDLMYALPGQTLAQLDEDLDMALSLQPPHLSVYHLTIEPNTVFAKFPPQVPEDDDAYAMLDRITERTAAVGLHRYEVSAYAKDNHRCWHNTNYWQFGDYLGIGAGAHSKLSFAHRVLRQVRNRDPRLFMDHALDSSRADRAVAQSTEVARAELPFEFMLNALRLRHGFSLADFTDRTGLPVTAIQAALTEAEAKGLITRDFQRVVPTERGFDFLSDLQSLFLPEA